The Streptomyces collinus DNA segment TTCAGGTCGTAGTGCACGGCGGTCGCCTGGTCGCCCGTGCCGGCCACCGGCTCCGTCTTGACGCTCTTGGCGCCCTCGACGGCCTGGGCCTCCTGGACCTGCTTCTCGAAGTGCTCCTGGGCCAGCTCGTCCGCCGGGCCACGCGTGACGTCCGACTCGAAGCGCAGCATCGACACGTTCAGCCAGCGGAACTGCGAACCCTTCACGCCGTTGTTGTCGAGGCTGTTCCAGGAGCAGCTGCCGCGGGTCGAGATGTCGTCCGACTTGCCCTCCTTGCCGGACTTGCCCTTCGGGACGAGGTCCTCCAGCGTCTTCTTCGAGAGCACCTTGCACGGCTCCGGCAGCTTGCCGTACGCCGCCGCCTGCACCGTCGGCGAGGGTTTCGCCGATGCCGACGCCGCGGCCTTCGCCTCCTTGTCCGTGCTGTCGCCGGAGCCGGAGTCCGAGGAGCAGCCGGCGGCGACCAGCATCACGGGGACGGCGGCCGCGCAGACAAGGACGCGGTTGAGGCGCTTCGCTCGCTGGGTTCGCTCTTCTCGCTGTGCGTGTCGCTGCATGGTTCCTTCACTCATGACGCTCGTGGTTCCCTGCGGTCGGAACGGGTCCGAGTGGTCACCGTACGCGGTGAGGCAACCGTGTGTTCTTCCTTCGCGTGCTTTGCGGGCAGGGGTGAAGGGGCCGTGAAGGGGCCTCAGTCGCTCAGCGAATCGGCCAGCTGGGAGGCGAGTTTCTGCGCCCTGTCCTGCATTTCCTTGCTGTCCGGCACGACGCCGACGGTCGTCGGCTGCTCCGCGTACTCGATGGTCACGATGACGTTGGACGTGCGGAACGCCACAGTCACCGTGCGCTGCTTGGCCGTCGAACCGGAACTGCTCAGCCCGTCGTCGAGGAACGCCTCGTCGCCGAGATCCTCCAGTACCCGGGGCTGCAGCTCGGTCGGCGTCACCGAGGGTGCCGCCGAGGGCGAGGAG contains these protein-coding regions:
- a CDS encoding DUF3558 family protein, encoding MSEGTMQRHAQREERTQRAKRLNRVLVCAAAVPVMLVAAGCSSDSGSGDSTDKEAKAAASASAKPSPTVQAAAYGKLPEPCKVLSKKTLEDLVPKGKSGKEGKSDDISTRGSCSWNSLDNNGVKGSQFRWLNVSMLRFESDVTRGPADELAQEHFEKQVQEAQAVEGAKSVKTEPVAGTGDQATAVHYDLKKKEGTFKQQTVVARVENVVVTLDYYGAGLAGDKTPSGKDMLKDAQKAAKEAVGAVSEANGEGGGKSGGSPSASASKPASKAPSQGASDKPSKGASASPSKKPASKS